One genomic window of Dunckerocampus dactyliophorus isolate RoL2022-P2 chromosome 7, RoL_Ddac_1.1, whole genome shotgun sequence includes the following:
- the ino80e gene encoding INO80 complex subunit E isoform X1 — protein sequence MSLRQTQGREMNGQPDVEVDYKRKYRNLKRKLKFLVYEHECFQEELRRAQRKLLKVSRDKSFLLDRLLHYERVDEDSSDSDATVSSENSEGEVLRERDREREGAKKRRSSPGMCLPSSSSSPHLSLLSRPGVHPLQSSGSGPYLNTMPFPPEYLAPHAERVKKERKAKVPKSKKDTTGKVVTPMAANYPSGPAAATAASAASGPFSWVPRQMLSGDAAEEEGDSDADSDRGDEDRGEGDEAELVIDIPNE from the exons ATGTCGCTAAGACAGACTCAAGGAAGAG AAATGAATGGTCAACCGGACGTGGAAGTCGACTACAAGCGAAAGTACAGAAATCTCAAACGGAAGTTGAAATTTCTCGTTTAT GAACACGAATGCTTTCAAGAGGAACTAAGGAGGGCACAGAGAAAGCTCCTCAAAGTCTCCAGAGACAAAAG CTTCCTTCTGGACCGGCTGCTGCACTATGAGAGGGTAGATGAAGACTCCTCAG ATTCCGATGCAACCGTTTCTTCAGAAAACAGCGAGGGAGAAGTACTCAGGGAGAGGGATAGAGAACGAGAGGGAGCAAAGAA gcgaAGAAGTAGCCCGGGCATGTGCCTACCGTCATCATCCTCGTCGCCTCATCTCTCCCTGCTGTCCCGTCCAGGTGTTCACCCCCTGCAGTCTTCAGGCTCAGGACCTTACCTCAACACT ATGCCCTTCCCACCAGAGTATTTGGCTCCACATGCTGAACGAGTGAAGAAAGAGAGGAAAGCAAAGGTGCCCAAAAGCAAGAAAGACACTACGGGGAAg GTTGTCACACCAATGGCAGCTAATTACCCATCGGGGCCGGCGGCGGCAACTGCTGCTTCGGCGGCCAGTGGGCCTTTCAGCTGGGTCCCTAGACAGATGCTCAGCGGGGACGCCGCAGAGGAGGAGGGAGACAGCGATGCCGACAGCGACAGAGGAGATGAAGACAGAGGCGAGGGAGACGAGGCAGAGCTAGTCATTGACATCCCTAATGAGTGa
- the ino80e gene encoding INO80 complex subunit E isoform X3: protein MSLRQTQGREMNGQPDVEVDYKRKYRNLKRKLKFLVYEHECFQEELRRAQRKLLKVSRDKSFLLDRLLHYERVDEDSSDSDATVSSENSEGEVLRERDREREGAKKRRSSPGMCLPSSSSSPHLSLLSRPGVHPLQSSGSGPYLNTVVTPMAANYPSGPAAATAASAASGPFSWVPRQMLSGDAAEEEGDSDADSDRGDEDRGEGDEAELVIDIPNE from the exons ATGTCGCTAAGACAGACTCAAGGAAGAG AAATGAATGGTCAACCGGACGTGGAAGTCGACTACAAGCGAAAGTACAGAAATCTCAAACGGAAGTTGAAATTTCTCGTTTAT GAACACGAATGCTTTCAAGAGGAACTAAGGAGGGCACAGAGAAAGCTCCTCAAAGTCTCCAGAGACAAAAG CTTCCTTCTGGACCGGCTGCTGCACTATGAGAGGGTAGATGAAGACTCCTCAG ATTCCGATGCAACCGTTTCTTCAGAAAACAGCGAGGGAGAAGTACTCAGGGAGAGGGATAGAGAACGAGAGGGAGCAAAGAA gcgaAGAAGTAGCCCGGGCATGTGCCTACCGTCATCATCCTCGTCGCCTCATCTCTCCCTGCTGTCCCGTCCAGGTGTTCACCCCCTGCAGTCTTCAGGCTCAGGACCTTACCTCAACACT GTTGTCACACCAATGGCAGCTAATTACCCATCGGGGCCGGCGGCGGCAACTGCTGCTTCGGCGGCCAGTGGGCCTTTCAGCTGGGTCCCTAGACAGATGCTCAGCGGGGACGCCGCAGAGGAGGAGGGAGACAGCGATGCCGACAGCGACAGAGGAGATGAAGACAGAGGCGAGGGAGACGAGGCAGAGCTAGTCATTGACATCCCTAATGAGTGa
- the ino80e gene encoding INO80 complex subunit E isoform X2, which translates to MNGQPDVEVDYKRKYRNLKRKLKFLVYEHECFQEELRRAQRKLLKVSRDKSFLLDRLLHYERVDEDSSDSDATVSSENSEGEVLRERDREREGAKKRRSSPGMCLPSSSSSPHLSLLSRPGVHPLQSSGSGPYLNTMPFPPEYLAPHAERVKKERKAKVPKSKKDTTGKVVTPMAANYPSGPAAATAASAASGPFSWVPRQMLSGDAAEEEGDSDADSDRGDEDRGEGDEAELVIDIPNE; encoded by the exons ATGAATGGTCAACCGGACGTGGAAGTCGACTACAAGCGAAAGTACAGAAATCTCAAACGGAAGTTGAAATTTCTCGTTTAT GAACACGAATGCTTTCAAGAGGAACTAAGGAGGGCACAGAGAAAGCTCCTCAAAGTCTCCAGAGACAAAAG CTTCCTTCTGGACCGGCTGCTGCACTATGAGAGGGTAGATGAAGACTCCTCAG ATTCCGATGCAACCGTTTCTTCAGAAAACAGCGAGGGAGAAGTACTCAGGGAGAGGGATAGAGAACGAGAGGGAGCAAAGAA gcgaAGAAGTAGCCCGGGCATGTGCCTACCGTCATCATCCTCGTCGCCTCATCTCTCCCTGCTGTCCCGTCCAGGTGTTCACCCCCTGCAGTCTTCAGGCTCAGGACCTTACCTCAACACT ATGCCCTTCCCACCAGAGTATTTGGCTCCACATGCTGAACGAGTGAAGAAAGAGAGGAAAGCAAAGGTGCCCAAAAGCAAGAAAGACACTACGGGGAAg GTTGTCACACCAATGGCAGCTAATTACCCATCGGGGCCGGCGGCGGCAACTGCTGCTTCGGCGGCCAGTGGGCCTTTCAGCTGGGTCCCTAGACAGATGCTCAGCGGGGACGCCGCAGAGGAGGAGGGAGACAGCGATGCCGACAGCGACAGAGGAGATGAAGACAGAGGCGAGGGAGACGAGGCAGAGCTAGTCATTGACATCCCTAATGAGTGa